One region of Salvia miltiorrhiza cultivar Shanhuang (shh) chromosome 3, IMPLAD_Smil_shh, whole genome shotgun sequence genomic DNA includes:
- the LOC131014639 gene encoding rust resistance kinase Lr10-like: MSGPALLVFTIFGFIALTLLVYHIFSLLSSIIYLQPGQFPPLLVVPVTIDFIILAPRVIVFPIVLWLLIYKFRRRHLSMYNTIESFLQSDNKLTTIRYSYSDIKKMTRYFQEKLGEGGYGSVYKGKLRSGHDVAVKLLRKSGANDQDFMNEIATLGRIHHVNVAKLVGYCAQGSKRALVFDFMPNGSLEKYLFNRDKMDSLNWDTKFDIAVGIARGIEYLHRGCDIQILHFDIKPHNILLDDKFIPKISDFGLAKFCSTDKKTVTMTAARGTIGYVAPELITRSIGAISYKADVYSFGMLLMEMVGLNRDLRGNKGGSSQHFPYWIYDYFEQGKDIDFDKDENDGTRKVARKMTIIALWCIQMSPDDRPSMSKVLQMLEGDVERLHVPNYPYESTQIVVNVDQSEFTCSSDQE; the protein is encoded by the exons atgtcagggccggccctgcttGTATTCACCATCTTTGGATTCATCGCTCTAACACTACTCGTATATCATATTTTCTCTCTATTATCCAGCATTATTTATCTCC AACCCGGCCAATTTCCCCCGCTGCTCGTTGTACCAGTCACCATCG ACTTCATCATCTTGGCACCAAGGGTCATCGTGTTTCCTATTGTGTTGTGGCTTTTGATCTACAAATTCCGAAGAAGACATTTGTCCATGTATAACACAATAGAGTCATTCCTCCAAAGTGACAACAAACTCACAACAATCAGGTACTCATACTcagatataaagaaaatgaccagatattttcaagaaaaactAGGTGAAGGTGGCTATGGTTCGGTTTACAAAGGAAAGCTCCGAAGTGGGCATGATGTTGCAGTCAAACTTCTCCGAAAATCTGGAGCAAATGACCAAGACTTTATGAATGAAATAGCAACTTTGGGAAGGATCCACCATGTGAATGTGGCGAAACTAGTTGGATATTGTGCACAAGGCTCCAAGCGGGCCCTCGTCTTTGATTTCATGCCGAATGGTTCTCTTGAAAAGTACCTCTTCAATCGAGATAAAATGGATTCCTTAAATTGGGACACAAAGTTTGATATTGCAGTTGGAATAGCTCGAGGAATTGAGTATTTGCATCGAGGGTGCGACATCCAGATTCTGCATTTTGACATCAAGCCTCATAACATACTCCTTGATGATAAGTTCATCCCTAAAATATCTGATTTTGGACTAGCAAAATTTTGCTCCACGGATAAGAAGACTGTGACAATGACTGCTGCTAGAGGAACCATAGGGTATGTTGCTCCTGAACTCATTACCAGAAGTATTGGGGCAATCTCTTACAAGGCCGATGTGTATAGTTTCGGGATGCTATTGATGGAAATGGTGGGCTTAAACAGAGACTTGAGAGGAAACAAGGGCGGTTCTAGCCAACATTTTCCATACTGGATATATGACTACTTTGAGCAGGGAAAGGATATAGATTTTGATAAAGATGAGAATGATGGTACGAGGAAGGTTGCTCGAAAGATGACAATAATTGCACTATGGTGCATACAGATGAGCCCAGATGATCGTCCTTCAATGAGTAAAGTACTGCAAATGCTGGAAGGTGATGTTGAACGTCTGCATGTTCCTAATTATCCATATGAATCAACGCAAATTGTAGTGAATGTTGATCAATCCGAATTCACATGTTCCTCTGATCAGGAGTGA
- the LOC131014640 gene encoding uncharacterized protein LOC131014640, which yields MNSVVLFTINESTMMKCSSLFILLLLYSFGSCNAKCSPSACGIIPNISSPFRLKGDSKNCGDSRFELRCENNVTSISLNSHKYYVKAINYHNSTIRLVDASLNNDDICSFPTYSAYHYNFTYAYDYNFLSYNPHPLPYHIPGNAYIYDVIPYPINFVSCPHPLKNSSLLTDCASNPRYSYIKVGHLNASELPHLCGVEVIVMTSWQEFKDLNNVSLSEIHQSLMYGFELTVCPRCGTSSALPMWGTHERCTLTLSYHSYILLMLCILETDHHHYYSCMYIGRVCPNSCGYPRCVVCSG from the exons ATGAATAGTGTGGTGTTGTTTACAATCAATGAATCAACAATGATgaaatgttcatctctctttaTTCTTTTACTACTCTATTCCTTTGGATCTTGCAATGCAAAGTGCAGCCCTTCTGCCTGCGGTATCATTCCCAATATCAGCTCCCCTTTCCGCCTCAAAGGCGACTCCAAAAACTGCGGTGACAGCAGATTTGAATTACGCTGCGAAAACAATGTGACCTCCATCTCTCTCAACTCTCATAAATACTATGTCAAAGCCATCAACTACCATAACTCCACCATCAGGCTGGTTGATGCTTCCCTAAACAATGATGACATCTGCTCTTTCCCCACCTATTCCGCATATCACTATAACTTCACCTACGCATATGACTATAACTTCCTCTCTTATAATCCACATCCTCTTCCTTACCACATTCCAGGAAATGCTTATATATATGATGTTATACCCTACCCTATTAATTTTGTAAGCTGCCCTCATCccttgaagaattcttccctCCTTACAGATTGTGCATCAAATCCCAGATACAGTTATATCAAGGTCGGCCACTTGAACGCCTCGGAATTACCACATTTGTGCGGAGTAGAGGTGATAGTGATGACATCATGGCAGGAATTTAAGGATTTGAACAACGTTTCGCTTTCAGAAATCCACCAATCGCTCATGTATGGATTTGAGCTCACTGTGTGCCCCAGGTGTGGAACATCCTCGGCATTACCAATGTGGGGTACGCATGAAAGATGCACTCTTACTCTCTCATATCATTCATATATTTTGCTAATGCTTTGTATTCTGGAAACTGATCATCATCACTACTACTCTTGTATGTATATCGGCAGAGTTTGTCCCAATTCTTGCGGTTATCCTAG GTGTGTTGTGTGCAGCGGTTAG